The genomic segment TGTGTAAGAATCCGGAAATGCTCACCCGTTTCCGCATTTTTTTATGCACATTGGACAGGCTCTTGTGGCCGAGCGTAACCCGCGCTACTGGGATAACGACCATACCGTCATCAACAAAGTGACATATCTGCCCATCACCTCTGAAGCCTCAGATGTTAATCGTATAAAGCGGGCGAAATTGATATCGTCTTTACGGTGCCGATCAACCAGTTTGCCCAGCTCACGAAAACCCTGGGCGGCGTGCTGGATGTTTCGCCGCAGCTTGCAATATACTATTACGAATTCAACACTACCCGTCCGCCATTTAACGATGTTCGCGTGCGCAAGGCGCTTAACATGGCGCTCGATAAAGAGATCATCGCCGAAAAGGTGTTAGGGCAGGGGCAGCGCCCGGCATGGCTTATCAGTCAGCCGAATATTGGCGGTGTCGCGCTGAAGCAGCCTGACTACGCCAGTTGGCCGATGGATAAACGCATCGCAGAGGCGAAAAAACTGCTGGCTGAGGCTGGTTACAACCCCGGGCATCCGCTGACGTTTAATCTGCTGTATAACACCTCTGAATCGCACCAGCGGATCGCGATTGCCGCCAGCTCAATGTGGAAGAAAAATCTCGGGGTGGAGGCGAAGCTGCAAAATCATGAGTGGAAAACCATGCTGGACACGATGCACACTCACAACTTTGATGCGGTGCGCTACTCGTGGATTGCGGACTATGACGATGCCGCAACCTTCCTGAATAACTTCCGCACTGGCGACAGCGAAAACACCAGCCAGTACAGCAATCCGGAATTTGACCAGACGCTGGTGAATGCTGCGAAAGCGACAGCCCCGCAAGCGCGCGGTAAGTTCTACCAGCAAGCGGAAGATCTCCTTGCCCGTGATGTACCGGCCATTCCGGTCTATCACTACGTGCGTACGCATCTGGTCAAGCCCTGGGTGGGTGGCTTCATGCCGGATAAACTTGGGTACTATTTCACCAAAGATATGTACATCAAAAAGCACTAAGCGCGAAAGGAGTGGGGTGATGATAAAATGGTCAATACGTTGTCTATTCAACCGATTAAACACGTATTGGCTATTTTTGAAGCGAACGAATGCCCTCACACTTTACAGTGTGCGATGAGGTGTTTATAGTTCGCCTCACTTAGGAAGCGTGGCCGAGCGGTTGAAGGCACCGGTCTTGAAAACCGGCGACCCGAAAGGGTTCTAGAGTTCGAATCTCTACGCTTCCGCCAAATTCGAAACCCTGTGATAGCACTATCACAGGGTTTTTTGCTTTCTACGCCATCTGATAGCCGATAGTGATGCTGGTCTCTTCCCGTTTGACCCGTGCCCGAACGTTCCAGGTGCTTGCAATACTGTCTTGCGTAAGGACTGCATCAGGCGTGCCGTACGCCGATACGCAGCCAGAATTTAGCAGCACAAGGTTCTGACAAAAGTTCGCCGCAAGATTAAGGTCATGAAGTGCCACCACCACCGTGATCGGCAGTTGAGAAATGAGTCGCATCAGCTCCAGTTGATACTGAATGTCCAGGTGGTTTGTCGGCTCATCAAGCAGCAATACCGCTGGCTGCTGGGCCAGCGCTCGCGCTATATGACTGCGCTGGCGCTCTCCACCAGACAACTGGCCCCACCGTCGGTGACGCAGCCCGCACAGCTGCATCCGCATCAGCGCGACCTCAACGGCTGATTCATCTTCGCGAGAAATTCCCTGAAACGATCGTCGGTAAGGCGTACGCCCCAGGCGCACAATCTCCTCCACGCAGAGTTCTCCCTCCACCTGCGCATGTTGCGGTACAAACGCCATACAGCGTGCGCGCGTTTTTAGCGACATCTCACTAAGGAGTATGCCATCCAGCGCAACGTGCCGGAAATAGCGTGGGTCAAGCCCTGCAAGGCAGCGTAACAGCGTGGATTTACCCGAGCCGTTGGGGCCTAAAAGACCGCTCATCTGGCCGGATACAAGCTCAAGGCTGATATCGCTTAACACCCTCCGGGATTGCCTGGTCACGGTTAGCCCGGCCACAGAAATGTTCATCTATTATTCTCCCGATTACAGTAGAGCAGCACCACAAAGGCAGGCGCACCGACCAGCGCCGTTACCACGCCGATGGGGAGCACCTGATGGACGATAAGCGTTCGCGACACGATATCGGCCAGAATCATAAAGTGCGCGCCGGTGAGGAAGGTCAGCGGAATTGCGCGACGGTGGCCCGGGCCGATCAGCATGCGGGTAATATGCGGGATAACCAGCCCGACAAATCCCACAGCGCCAATAGCACTCACCAGGGTTGCCGTCACGACCGCGCAGGTCAGCAACAGGACAATGCGCACCACGGTGACCGGGATCCCAAGCGTGGTCGCTACCTCATCTCCAAAGGTGAAGGTATCGAGCGCCCGGGAAAAGGTGAACACCACGAGCAAACCGACAAGCGTCACCGTGAGCGCCAGTAGTGCATCCGGCCAGCGCACGCCGCTTAAGCTCCCCAGCA from the unidentified bacterial endosymbiont genome contains:
- a CDS encoding ABC transporter ATP-binding protein, yielding MNISVAGLTVTRQSRRVLSDISLELVSGQMSGLLGPNGSGKSTLLRCLAGLDPRYFRHVALDGILLSEMSLKTRARCMAFVPQHAQVEGELCVEEIVRLGRTPYRRSFQGISREDESAVEVALMRMQLCGLRHRRWGQLSGGERQRSHIARALAQQPAVLLLDEPTNHLDIQYQLELMRLISQLPITVVVALHDLNLAANFCQNLVLLNSGCVSAYGTPDAVLTQDSIASTWNVRARVKREETSITIGYQMA